The sequence GAACCCCGGGACCTTAGAGCtttgtagttgttttgttgatgctgaacCCCAGAACCTTGTAGCCTTGTAGTTGTATTGTTGTTACTAAACCCGGGACCTTAGAgccttgtagttgttttgttgatgctgaacCCCGGGACCTTGTAgtttgtagttgttttgttgttaCTGAACCCCGGAACCTTGGAGTTGTTTTGTTGTTACTGAACTCCGGGACCTTAAAGCCTTGTAGTTGTATTGTTGTTACTAAACCCGGGACCTTAGAgccttgtagttgttttgttgatgctgaacCCCGGGACCTTGTAgtttgtagttgttttgttgttaCGAAACCCCAAAACATTTAgccttgtagttgttttgttgatgctgaacCCCGGGACCTTGTAGCCTTGGAGTTGTTTTGTTGTTACTGGAGCCTGGGACCTTATAACCTTTTAGTTGTTTTGTTGTTACTGAACCCCGAGACCTTGTTgtcttgtagttgttttgttgttaCTGAACCCCGGGACCTTGTTgtcttgtagttgttttgttgttaCTGAACCCCGAGACCTTGTTgtcttgtagttgttttgttgttaCTGAACCCCGGGACCTTGTAgccttgtagttgttttgttgttaCTGAACCCCGAGACCTTGTTgtcttgtagttgttttgttgttaCTGAACCCCGGGACCTTGTAgccttgtagttgttttgttgttaCTGAACCCCGAGACCTTGTAgccttgtagttgttttgttgttaCTGAACCCCGAGACCTTGTAgccttgtagttgttttgttgatgctgagaagtAGGAAGTTGTTTAAGACGGAGAATAACACTGGGGAGAGGACTGTCCTTTGGGGAGCACCATTAGATATACACAATGAGAGAACTGTCCCTTTGGGAGCACCGTTAGATATACACAACGAGAGGGATTTGGAGTTGTTGATTTTGACATGCAACTTCATTGTAGGTCTACTGTAGTTTTGATGTGTGATCATTCTGAAAGTTCTTCACAATACACTAAGGATAGTCGGCACTGAGTAAAAGTTCAATGtttcttgtctcctttcctttcctcaaAATACAGGAAATCGATCAGGAAGCAGGCTCCCAGCAGCACAGCCTTCATCTTCACATCCAGGTCCATTGGGAACACGATTCCAAAATGATCTGCGTCCGTGTAGGCTTCACGCAGGAAGCCGGACCACTGCTTACTGATGTGCCCTATCAACATTGAGTCATCCAGAGTCTTCACCTCAAATGTGACGTCTCTGCAACAACTACAGAAAAACAGCGGCCCTTTGATCCTCAGTTGAGGCTGTCTCATCTCGTTCAGCACAGTGAGTTTGGGCAGGAACGGGTGACACTCCTGCACCACATACCCTATTGGAATACCGGGGGGACTCTGCACCTCCAGGTCTTGCAGGCAGCAGGGGAAGCAGCAGTAGCTGCATGCAAGAGGGCGCATCAGGGTCAACACCTCCTGCCCCAGGTTGTCCTGGATGTGAAAGGTGAAAGGTCGGCTGGGGCCAAAGCACTGTAGGGTGCAGCAGTTGTTCTCCTCTTCCGCCAGAAACACTTGTTGCCCGATACTGTTCTTCACATTGTAGGAATTTCTAACCTCCCAACCCAGCAGTTCGGCCAGATGAAAAGTCTGATGGACGAGAAGCTGGTCGACATGAATCAGGTATTCCAGTCCTGGGGGGCAGCCGGTGGGTCGGAGATCAGGCGGAGGGGCAGGCATCATCGCAGGGACCGGAGGGGTAACGTAGCCTGGGGGTACTGGCGGGATTCTGGGGTTCGTGGGCGCGGGGTAGACAGCATTAGGGTGTCCGAAAGGGGCAGGCATCATCGGAGGAGCGGAAGGGGTCACATATCCAGGGGGTGGGAATCCAGGGTTTGTGGGAGCTGGGTAGACAACATTGAGTGGTTCGAGAGAGGCAGGCATCATCATATGATCCGGTGGGGCTGAAGGTGTCAGGTAGCTTGGGGGCGGTGGCACCACAGTGGGCGCTGGGTACACAGCATTGTGACCAGGCGGCACCTCTTTGGAGTAAGCTGGGGCCGGGGGTAACCGTCCTGAGTTGATGTCGCCATGTCCTTTGGAGGCCATTGAAACGATGCACTTCCACGTTCTACAAGATCAAACAAGACACCAAAAATGTTCTTCCTTATTTTTTAACTACAAAACCAAGTTACACCTTTATAGCTTCACATGCTCTGACACATACCTTTTCTACAAGTTAGCAAGGTATTGGAAACACATCTCTTGTGTAAGCAAGTTCCTGTTGGTTCTTGAGAGGATTTGCAAATGACTATTATTAGCAGAGATCCTTAGCGGACACAGTCCAGCCCAGTCTTTTAGCCCTCTCATCTTGAGTGTACAGTAACACTTCAGAGATCCAACCATGTTGGGAATGGAGGTCGATCAgaatatggaaatgttttgtaacTTTGAAATGGACTGTAACTCAACAGACTGAGGCTTGACTGTATATGTACACAGACTAGCTTGCTTCAATACCCTACAGCCTGTTGTACACATGCCGAGTCAGCTTACTCAGTGTCACCCCCCTCAGACACTGAAAGGCTTATCCACTTTAGGTGGCTCCTAATGACCAGGCCAATCTCTACGTCAGAATCTGTTTATCTGGGAGTCggaggctcagttggtagagcatggtgcttgcagcaccagggttgtgggtttgattcccacgggggaccagtatgaaaatgtatgcatgtaCTGTAAGTGgctgtggataagagcgtctgctaaatgactgacaGTTAGGGAGTCACGTGTGAGGTGGTCCAGGATATGGTGGTGGGAGAACAGAGTCAGACAAATTCATACACACAAACCGCTCCTAACCTGGTAAAAATAGGCTACATATCAGATATAAATGAATGTTAATTTGGAAAAGTTTGGAATAACATTTTATTGTCTGTAACAATGgtagaacacaacacacaacacaccattgTTACTTGACCTCAAGGTATTTGACCTAATGAAATAAGGCCATGAGGCTGAAATGGTATTAGCTGGTATTAGGTCAACAGGCTAACAGGTAGAAACAGATCCAACTCACCTGACAACAGTAGATAAATATTTGAAACAAACAGACTGCTTCTCTTTAACATATGGCAAGCAAAAGTCATCATTGCTTTGGACTATGTCAACAAGTTTTAATTTGAGCTATTTGTTGATTTTGTTGACATACACAATTTTGTAGTTCTAATGCATGTTCTATGAATGGGTTCTGAATGTGTTATGGAGCCCTTAGGTACACTTATGGAGTTCTACTGGTCCGGAACATCTGCTGTGGTGGGATAGGAACCAACCTGACTAAGTCCCTGGACCCAGGGGAAAAGCGAGAAAGGGACACGATGGAACCAACCTCTTCCACATTGCACCATGGGAGCTCTCCTCAGTAGAGCTCTCTCTAATCAGAGAAACGTTTACTCTACAGTAGGaaagcatcatcatcatcacgtGAGTGGGATGTGTCGCTAGTGCTGTGTGTTTAACTTTGGGTTGGATGTATTTATACATGTACTTGGTCAGAGGAGGAGGTGCCGTGGGGGTCCAGGAAGGAGGCGCGGAGGGAGCCCAGGTCATCCAGTGTCTCCTGGGCCGTCTGCCTCAGGGCCGGGTGGCGGCTGGAGGTGGCCAGCGTGCGTATGCGCTCCAGTGGGAGAAGGGGGTTGTCCAGCAGCAACCCGGGCCCCACCGGGGCCACCGCCTCCTCCAGCAGCACTGACTGGAGCAGCCGCAGGGCGTGGAGGCATACCTCAGAGTCCCCGTCTCAGGAAGGGAAGAGGGGTCgggagaggggaggacaggagagagcaaaaagagagatggaaggaaacagagagggcgagggaagagaggaggggcagAATAAGACAGAAGCAGAGTGAGAggaagggaaaagagagagagagagaaagagagagggagagcgaaagagagagatacagtctTAATCCTCCTAACTGACCACACCACGAGCCCTTCTTTGCTGATCTGAGTTAAACACACTGATGCCAGCTCTCTGACCTCTGATTCAGGCTCTCTCTTTcggacacacactggactcttgaACGATTAGCCCCATTGTGGGTTATAAGAGATCCAAATTAACAAACAAATGCTTTTGAATGCACACATTTTATAACGCCACATACAAAGCACACAAGCCCACCCCTCACTCCCTCTTACCCTCCAAAAGGgtccagatgagagagagaagtccTGGAAACTCCCTGATATACTTCAATCCACTTACACTGATACTGACATTATACAGAGCCATCAGCATCAACCTGTAACACAGAGAAACTACAATAACCACCATCATTCATCCACCTGCAGAGAAACTACAATAACCATCATCATTCATCCACCTGCAGAGAAACTACAATAACCACCATCATTCATCCACCTGCAGAGAAACTACAATAACCATCATCATTCATCCAGCTGCAGAGAAACTACAATAACCATCATCATTCAACCACCTGCAGAGAAACTACAATAACCACCATCATTCATCCACTTGCAGATAAACTACAATGGCCATCCACATCCACCTGCAGAGAAACTACAATAACCATCATCATTCATCCACCTGCAGATAAACTACAATAACCATCATCATTCATCCACCTGCAGATAAACTAcaataatcatcatcattcatCCACCTGCAGATAAACTAcaataatcatcatcattcatCCACCTGCAGAGAAACTAcaataatcatcatcattcatCCACCTGCAGATAAACTACAATAACCATCATCATTCATCCACCTGCAGATAAACTACAATAACCATCATCATTCATCCACCTGGAGATAAACTACAATAACCATCATCATTCATCCACCTGCAGAGAAACTACAATAACCATCATCATTCATCCACCTGCAGATAAACTACAATATCCATCATCATTCATCCACCTGCAGATAAACTACAATAACCATCATCATTCATCCACCTGGAGATAAACTACAATAACCATCATCATTCATCCACCTGCAGATAAACTACAATGCCTAGTTCATTTATTATTGTAGGTATCATTTGATCTGGATTCAGATGGCTGTGTGTATTGATGTTGGGTCGGCCAACATAACTGCTGAGgagaccgtgtgtgtgtatgattatTAATGTGAGTGATTTAGAAGTCCTCCAGTCTTACACTTTGAGTTTGGGGAAGACCCCAGGCTTCAGGAGCTCCAGCAGCTGCATCAGAGTCTCCAGGAGGACGTGGGCGGAGCTGGACAGGTAGTCCCGCCCACACGTCACCGCTGCCACGTCTGAGTGGACAATCAAACAGCAGAGAGGTCACTGATTGGAGAGCTAAAGATGTTAACGCTGAGCAGGGTGTGCCATGtattataaactgtgtggttccagccctgaatgctgattggctgacagctgtggtatatcagaccatatactgcgggtatgacaaaacgtttatttttactgctctaattacgttggtaaccagtttataatagcaataaggcacctcggaggtttgtggtatatggccaatataccacggataaaggctgtgtccaggcactcgtaagaacagcccttacctgtggtatattagccatataccacaccccctcatgccttattgcttaattatatgaTGCAAAATATGTTATATAACACAGCATAGACTGGAATAACTCACAGTGAGATGGTGTAATTATAAACTGTGGTTATCAAAATACATTCAATAGACAGTTTGGATGGCATGCCACGGTGGCATAGCCGCACACTCACTGGTGACGACTCCGGCCAGCGCCAGAACAAACTGGTGCTCATGGGAGTTGGAGTCTTGCTGCTCGGCCTTGGCCTCCCCATCCAGAGACTTGACAAAGCTCTCCAGGGTCTGGCCCGCCACGCTCAGGAAGGACTGCAGCTTACCCTTCATCAGAGTAATGAGGCAGGGTCAGAGGTGGCCAGGGGGAAAGGGGAAGAATTAAGGAGGGGAACAAGGAGGGTGATGGAACAGGATAAAGGCAAAGAGAACCAGGACATGGACTGGAGTTCAAAGAGAACCAGGACATGGACTGGAGTTCAAAGAGAACCAGGACATGGACTGGAGTTCAAAGAGAACCAGGACATGGACTGTAGTTCAAAGAGAACCAGGACATGGACTGTAGTGGAAAGGATCAGAGGCAGAGGAATAGGTTCAGATTAGTGCTGacccctaaaaaaaaaatgttttttaatttttatttcacctttatttaaccaggtaggccagttgagaacaagttctcatttacaactgcgacctggccaagataaagcaaagcagtgcgacaaaaacaacaacgcagagttacacataaacaaacgtacagtcaataacacaaatgaaagaaaaatagaaacatCTATGTAAATGGACCCCTAGGCCATTGGTACTTCTGTGTCAGCGCAAAACAGTAATCATTCCCCCAAGTCTATTAAAGGGTGTGATGAAGCCACTGTCATCATGTTATAGCTATCCagtcctctcagatctccacaggTGTGTAAGCAGCTAGGGTTGCTTTGGAATTGGGTGAAAGGTTTTGTACGGTCTGTGGATGAATGCCTCTCACATCGGCCAGGATGTCTTTGACTGCCTCCTCCTTACTGGAGGTGCTCCACAGCAGGGTGCAGGAGGCAGCCCCCAGCCCAGTACAGAACTCAGCCTGCTGCTGCAGCTGTTCCCGACTCTCCCATAGCTGCTCCCTCAGAACCAGCTTCTCCTGCAGGGGCATGCAGCAGATAGGttaacactcagacacacacacacttacactcatacacacacacacttacactcagacacacacacacttacacacacacacttacactcatacacacacacttacactcagacacacatacacttacactcatacacacacacttacacttagacacacacacacttacactcatacacacacacttacactcagacacacacacttacacgtatacacacacacttacacgtatacacacacacttacacgcatacacacacacacttacacgcatacacacacacacttacactcatacacacacacttacacgcatacacacacacacttacacgcatacacacacacacttacactcatacacacacacacttacactcatacacacacacacttacacacaccccTTACACACACCCACTTACACGCACTTACACTCACAcacttacacgcacacacacacacacacttacactcatacacacacacttacactcagacacacacacacttacacgcatacacacacacacttacacacacttacacacatacacacttacactcatacacacacacttacactcagacacacacacacacttacactcatACAAGTGAGGCCTTAAGACATACTCTGACACACACAATGTTACCAAGGGAACAGGTTACCCTATCCATAGACTCAACACACGTTTAGttaatatccctccatctctcacctctctctttaatatccctccatctctcacctccctctctttaatatccctccatctctcacctccctctctttaatatccttccatctctcacctctctctgtttaatatccctccatctctcacctctctctctttaatatccctccatctctcacctctctctctttaatatccctccatctctcacctctctttaatatccctccatctctcacctctctctctttaatatccctccatctctcacctctctctctttaatatccctccatctctcacctctctctctttaatatccctccatctctcacctctctctctttaatatccctccatctctcacctccctctctttaatatccctccatctctcacctctctctctttaatatccctccatctctcacctctctctttaatatccctccatctctcacctccctctctttaatatccctccatctctcacctccctctctttaatatccctccatctctcacctc is a genomic window of Salmo trutta unplaced genomic scaffold, fSalTru1.1, whole genome shotgun sequence containing:
- the LOC115182100 gene encoding heat shock factor 2-binding protein yields the protein MLALCKKGKVDSRDGLVQIRKRDLERLTTEVMQLREFLPKVVNGDLIEMLQKARAAETMKERLGQEQEQLRQECLHLRSRLDAAQNECQIEREEKLVLREQLWESREQLQQQAEFCTGLGAASCTLLWSTSSKEEAVKDILADGKLQSFLSVAGQTLESFVKSLDGEAKAEQQDSNSHEHQFVLALAGVVTNVAAVTCGRDYLSSSAHVLLETLMQLLELLKPGVFPKLKVLMLMALYNVSISVSGLKYIREFPGLLSLIWTLLEDGDSEVCLHALRLLQSVLLEEAVAPVGPGLLLDNPLLPLERIRTLATSSRHPALRQTAQETLDDLGSLRASFLDPHGTSSSDQVHV